A single genomic interval of Amycolatopsis albispora harbors:
- a CDS encoding DUF6346 domain-containing protein yields MRRKPGEPEASLLAQLQTPREKLVGWLQCAVFWLSIPVLFFGTLTLFHLDDQLQRGAEYTVDETGETAYVRECAEYGPISHAGFGYHWSCSIDYKRTGLAVRPERKETLRSVFTPADIGMTFAVKKSGKHFYRHHHDNPYPWAHVLLVFPLALVIFVLIYALSKRRWPDWAKGSLTARIRANPAVGDRFIEQLLRQGRLVARRYAPARAPKPASSVEIAGRDGHRIYLTKSGIADKRHDAPVWSVRWAQVEKVELTAFHRADDWTGEHPIARVMDIYTIPREWASREPGLKEHWGTWGIQGGARIGYFLSQEKATAIHSMVTNRQETSR; encoded by the coding sequence ATGAGGCGGAAACCCGGCGAGCCCGAAGCGTCCTTGCTCGCCCAGTTGCAAACCCCGCGGGAGAAGCTCGTCGGCTGGCTCCAGTGCGCCGTGTTCTGGTTGTCGATCCCGGTCCTCTTCTTCGGCACGCTGACGCTGTTCCACCTCGACGACCAGCTGCAACGCGGCGCCGAGTACACAGTGGACGAAACCGGCGAGACCGCCTACGTCAGGGAATGCGCCGAGTACGGACCGATCAGCCACGCCGGCTTCGGCTATCACTGGAGTTGTTCGATCGATTACAAGCGAACCGGCCTCGCGGTGAGACCCGAGAGGAAAGAAACCTTGAGGAGTGTCTTCACCCCGGCCGACATCGGAATGACCTTCGCGGTCAAGAAGAGCGGCAAGCACTTCTACCGCCACCACCACGACAACCCGTACCCTTGGGCTCACGTGTTGCTGGTGTTCCCTCTGGCCTTGGTCATCTTCGTGCTCATCTACGCGTTGTCGAAGCGACGATGGCCGGACTGGGCGAAGGGGAGCCTGACCGCCCGGATCAGGGCCAATCCGGCCGTGGGTGACCGGTTCATCGAGCAACTCCTGCGTCAAGGGCGTCTCGTGGCGCGGCGTTATGCCCCTGCACGCGCGCCGAAGCCCGCCTCCTCGGTGGAAATAGCCGGGCGAGACGGCCACCGGATCTATCTCACCAAGTCCGGGATCGCCGACAAGCGCCACGACGCACCCGTCTGGTCGGTGCGGTGGGCACAGGTCGAGAAGGTGGAACTGACCGCGTTCCACCGGGCCGACGACTGGACTGGCGAGCACCCCATCGCCCGTGTCATGGACATCTACACGATCCCCAGGGAATGGGCTTCCCGTGAACCGGGACTCAAGGAACACTGGGGCACCTGGGGAATCCAAGGCGGAGCCCGGATCGGGTATTTCCTCAGCCAGGAAAAGGCCACCGCGATCCACTCGATGGTCACGAACCGTCAGGAAACGAGCCGCTGA
- a CDS encoding WXG100 family type VII secretion target, translating to MGQPQGENSIITAAKAETEAGKTPVKSALQGSGLLQDTVGGVEQLIKGDWTEGLLSLAAAGLDFSVKKASGDNPAEVLISMGLGWVIEHLSPMKDWLDQLTGNQDELDLTIQTWSQVSKQVQTTAEELNKTVREDCATWSGASVDRYREYIQRRLDALVQLSDDAKSGAGLIDVAKTVLGVVRNLIRDLITDVCAKLIYIFARTPPPAYPAALAAEGMPVVVSKTQEGVSLLQKLMRVWQRFVDQLTQIGLRMREAGKTFAAESGDIFGGRKLAERVGLEGFKESGKKVFGEQGKGITAGITGSTEHNDQAASGETLEKREHDEKMTRVFPVSNPETTQTWTGRID from the coding sequence ATGGGGCAGCCGCAGGGAGAAAACTCGATCATCACCGCCGCCAAGGCGGAAACCGAGGCGGGCAAAACCCCGGTCAAGAGCGCGCTGCAGGGCTCAGGCCTGCTCCAGGACACGGTCGGCGGCGTTGAGCAGCTGATCAAGGGTGACTGGACCGAAGGGCTGCTCAGCCTGGCCGCGGCCGGCCTGGACTTCAGCGTGAAGAAGGCGAGTGGGGACAACCCGGCCGAGGTCCTGATCAGCATGGGCCTCGGCTGGGTCATCGAGCACCTCTCCCCGATGAAGGACTGGCTGGACCAGCTCACCGGGAACCAGGACGAGCTCGATCTGACCATCCAGACCTGGTCGCAGGTCAGCAAGCAGGTGCAGACCACCGCCGAAGAACTCAACAAGACCGTGCGGGAGGACTGCGCGACCTGGAGCGGAGCCTCCGTCGACCGCTACCGCGAGTACATCCAGCGCCGGCTGGACGCCCTGGTTCAGCTCTCCGACGACGCGAAATCGGGCGCCGGCCTGATCGACGTGGCAAAAACGGTGCTCGGCGTGGTGCGGAACCTGATCCGCGACCTGATCACGGACGTCTGCGCCAAGTTGATCTACATCTTCGCCAGGACTCCTCCGCCCGCCTACCCCGCGGCGCTGGCTGCCGAAGGCATGCCCGTGGTCGTGTCCAAGACCCAGGAGGGCGTCAGCCTGCTGCAGAAGCTCATGCGGGTGTGGCAGCGGTTCGTGGACCAGCTCACCCAAATCGGCCTCCGCATGCGGGAGGCGGGGAAGACCTTCGCCGCCGAAAGCGGCGACATCTTCGGCGGCAGGAAACTCGCTGAGCGGGTCGGCCTCGAAGGCTTCAAGGAAAGCGGCAAGAAGGTCTTCGGCGAGCAGGGCAAGGGCATCACCGCCGGGATCACCGGCAGCACCGAGCACAACGACCAGGCGGCGTCCGGGGAAACGCTGGAAAAGCGCGAGCACGACGAGAAGATGACCAGGGTGTTCCCGGTGAGCAATCCGGAGACCACCCAGACCTGGACGGGGAGAATTGACTGA
- a CDS encoding YbaB/EbfC family nucleoid-associated protein, with protein MTSPDQLFADFEAKLAETQRKAEQMRAEIEQISVSERSKDGQIKVTVNHAGNLTGLEIGPIARTKADLDQQIMRTMQTAQSKLAEAMQGGVPSIAGTETMAELIEQLNAAYPEPEPDDYIEGGGGYGTAPDDDYFSGNDFLTDEGDRR; from the coding sequence GTGACGAGCCCTGACCAGCTCTTCGCTGACTTCGAAGCCAAACTCGCCGAAACCCAGCGCAAAGCCGAACAGATGCGCGCGGAAATCGAGCAGATCTCGGTCAGCGAACGCAGCAAGGACGGACAGATCAAGGTCACCGTCAACCACGCCGGCAACCTCACCGGCCTGGAAATCGGCCCCATCGCCCGCACCAAGGCCGACCTCGACCAGCAGATCATGCGCACCATGCAAACCGCGCAAAGCAAACTCGCCGAAGCAATGCAAGGCGGCGTCCCCTCGATCGCAGGCACCGAAACCATGGCCGAACTGATCGAACAACTCAACGCCGCCTACCCCGAACCAGAACCCGACGACTACATCGAAGGCGGAGGCGGCTACGGCACCGCCCCCGACGACGACTACTTCTCCGGCAACGACTTCCTCACCGACGAAGGCGACCGCCGATGA
- a CDS encoding DUF6346 domain-containing protein translates to MHVSVLRRLAQEQTLLEKLGGLLRFVVFWLSIPGIFFLGLTVMHADQLNKRGAAYTVEETDRVAYVKECNQYGPFSHAGFGFHWECSVDYGAPGGKLKPFSQKTRSSIFTPADIGKTFAVKKIGKFLERYHEVDRFNWASLHSVFPFAIVALIATGQYWGLMRWAVGSLALGIKLNPHVGRKFVEKLMRQGRLEARPYNPGYYPEAAATVELNRQHGNSVKFGKIGITHYHSAKYRKKVHTWTLKWVQLEKVELTAFYRPDDKDGEYPIARVIDIYTIPREWASVEPGLKKHWGAMGIQGGARFEYFLSREKALAINTTVAAYTAINAKKQQGEVRP, encoded by the coding sequence ATGCACGTCTCGGTACTGAGGAGACTGGCCCAAGAGCAGACCCTGCTGGAGAAGCTCGGCGGTCTGCTCCGGTTCGTGGTGTTCTGGCTGTCGATTCCGGGAATTTTCTTCCTTGGCTTGACCGTCATGCACGCCGACCAGCTGAACAAGCGCGGCGCTGCTTACACCGTCGAGGAAACCGACCGCGTCGCCTACGTCAAGGAATGCAACCAGTACGGGCCGTTCAGCCACGCCGGCTTCGGTTTCCATTGGGAGTGTTCGGTCGACTACGGTGCCCCGGGTGGAAAACTGAAGCCTTTCAGTCAAAAAACCAGGAGCAGCATCTTCACCCCGGCCGACATCGGAAAGACCTTCGCGGTCAAGAAGATCGGCAAGTTCCTCGAGCGCTATCACGAGGTGGACCGGTTCAACTGGGCGTCTCTTCATAGCGTGTTCCCGTTCGCGATAGTGGCCTTGATCGCCACCGGTCAGTATTGGGGACTCATGCGCTGGGCGGTGGGCAGCCTAGCGCTGGGCATCAAGTTGAACCCTCACGTCGGACGCAAGTTCGTCGAAAAGCTGATGCGTCAAGGACGACTCGAAGCTCGGCCCTACAACCCCGGCTACTACCCCGAAGCGGCCGCGACCGTGGAACTGAACCGGCAGCACGGGAACTCCGTCAAGTTCGGCAAGATCGGGATCACGCATTACCATTCGGCGAAGTACAGAAAGAAAGTGCACACCTGGACGCTGAAGTGGGTGCAGCTCGAGAAGGTCGAGCTGACCGCGTTCTACCGGCCCGACGACAAGGACGGCGAGTACCCCATCGCCAGGGTCATAGACATCTACACCATTCCCAGGGAGTGGGCTTCGGTCGAACCGGGGCTCAAGAAGCACTGGGGCGCAATGGGAATCCAGGGCGGCGCGCGGTTCGAGTACTTCCTCAGCCGGGAGAAGGCGCTGGCCATCAACACCACCGTCGCGGCCTACACGGCCATCAACGCGAAGAAGCAACAGGGGGAGGTTCGCCCGTGA
- a CDS encoding type VII secretion target, which yields MSRDIEADPEELRHHAKNIQNLQHELSAALGAVTQVTDPDAFGMIGRPLAMICANFIDETTTQLRTAADTTNDHLQKVQTWAERTDDNEESIKALFATIEERK from the coding sequence ATGAGCCGGGACATCGAAGCCGACCCGGAGGAGCTGCGGCACCACGCCAAGAACATCCAGAACCTGCAGCACGAGCTGTCAGCCGCACTCGGCGCGGTCACCCAGGTGACCGACCCGGACGCCTTCGGCATGATCGGCCGGCCGCTCGCGATGATCTGCGCCAACTTCATCGACGAGACGACGACCCAGCTGCGTACCGCGGCGGACACCACCAACGATCACCTGCAGAAGGTGCAGACCTGGGCCGAGCGCACCGATGACAACGAGGAGTCGATCAAGGCGCTCTTCGCCACCATCGAGGAGCGGAAGTGA
- a CDS encoding YbaB/EbfC family nucleoid-associated protein: MTSPDQLFADFEAKLAETQRKAEQMRAEIEQISVSERSKDGQIKVTVNHAGNLTGLEIGPIARTKADLDQQIMRTMQTAQSKLAEAMQGGVPSIAGTETMAELIEQLNAAYPEPEPDDYIEGGGGYGTTPADDDHRFIAETDTPAPPPPPPAPTPERRPRPARSTEDPHDDDYFSGNDFLTDEGDRR, from the coding sequence GTGACGAGCCCTGACCAGCTCTTCGCTGACTTCGAAGCCAAACTCGCCGAAACGCAGCGCAAAGCCGAACAGATGCGCGCGGAAATCGAGCAGATCTCGGTCAGCGAACGCAGCAAGGACGGACAGATCAAGGTCACCGTCAACCACGCCGGCAACCTCACCGGCCTGGAAATCGGCCCCATCGCCCGCACCAAGGCCGACCTCGACCAGCAGATCATGCGCACCATGCAAACCGCGCAAAGCAAACTCGCCGAAGCAATGCAAGGCGGCGTCCCCTCGATCGCAGGCACCGAAACCATGGCCGAACTGATCGAACAACTCAACGCCGCCTACCCCGAACCAGAACCCGACGACTACATCGAAGGCGGAGGCGGCTACGGCACCACCCCAGCCGACGACGACCACCGCTTCATCGCCGAAACCGACACCCCAGCACCCCCGCCACCACCCCCGGCCCCCACACCAGAACGACGACCCCGCCCCGCCCGCTCCACCGAAGACCCCCACGACGACGACTACTTCTCCGGCAACGACTTCCTCACCGACGAAGGCGACCGCCGATGA
- a CDS encoding ESX secretion-associated protein EspG, producing MVIGHRTEISLNTLLTAMRWTGYDHPHLVFAGGERYIPPSASTGLEKAAMDELRDLGFAAGNRLTGDFEDTLHLLNRPPIEYFAHVRTRDESYEILVAGHDRTAVVAVHQDERVWLKPYRGKDAATLLVDHLPSFPAASFTPFTVPRHEMAEANGVQGIYDEKRSRSPEAKELDEIFSVPHYGSGLLHAARRDYRGDRHQAPSGLSYLDLDAGRVGLASGGPRGNEHIVVLPGDRSRLSEKVASLGASAH from the coding sequence GTGGTTATCGGGCACCGCACCGAAATATCGCTGAACACCTTGCTCACCGCCATGCGGTGGACCGGCTACGACCACCCGCACCTGGTTTTCGCGGGTGGCGAACGCTACATTCCGCCGTCCGCGTCAACCGGGCTGGAAAAGGCCGCGATGGACGAGCTGCGTGACCTCGGATTCGCCGCGGGCAACCGCCTCACCGGCGATTTCGAGGACACGCTGCACCTGCTCAACCGCCCGCCGATCGAGTATTTCGCGCACGTCCGCACCCGGGACGAAAGCTACGAAATCCTCGTCGCCGGCCACGACCGGACCGCCGTGGTGGCGGTGCACCAGGACGAGCGGGTGTGGCTCAAGCCGTACCGCGGCAAGGACGCGGCGACGCTGCTGGTGGACCACCTGCCTAGCTTTCCCGCCGCCAGTTTCACGCCGTTCACCGTGCCCAGGCACGAAATGGCGGAGGCCAACGGCGTTCAGGGGATCTACGACGAGAAGCGTTCGCGAAGCCCGGAAGCCAAGGAGCTGGACGAAATCTTCTCCGTGCCGCACTACGGTTCCGGTCTGCTGCACGCGGCGAGGCGGGACTACCGCGGTGATCGGCACCAGGCACCGTCCGGGCTCAGCTATCTCGACCTCGACGCCGGTCGCGTCGGCCTGGCCAGCGGCGGCCCGCGCGGCAACGAGCACATCGTCGTGCTGCCCGGTGACCGTTCCCGGCTGAGCGAAAAGGTCGCCTCGTTGGGCGCAAGCGCGCACTGA
- a CDS encoding PPE domain-containing protein: protein MNGPLNASQIYEQINGGPGTNWLVAAQESSVSLTSNLSERAQQIANLASKIQAGWTGEAGNNAANAALPLAKASLEDASLLAKAGSALEDQTSAFGTVKNSVVPVPPNKPELTSADVFEAITTGNWNSYNDKVGDWQAKSQQNIDAFAGYHATSMGNGDTMPSSFTPLVDPGASVSLAEAGGEKNAPPGGGQPNGPTGGVGGGQPHPIGGGQPNTGQPNGSQPNAGQPNVPAQGTPPAPNPTDNTKAAAYNPPTTPKMPPTTPYLPPSGPTNPGVPTPVGAFNTNFGPGANGQPGGTGRVGGGTGRIGPGGQPGVGTGGQPGKPGAPGPVAGGPGRPAVPGNPAGPGRMVGGGMPVEGVAARGGAAGATGRPGAPGGAPMGGAAPGANRGEEDKEHQRPDYLLGPDPDVLFGGDREKPVPPVIGETRKPD from the coding sequence ATGAACGGCCCTCTTAACGCCTCTCAGATCTACGAACAGATCAACGGCGGCCCGGGCACGAACTGGCTGGTGGCGGCCCAGGAGAGTTCGGTCAGCCTGACGTCGAACCTGTCCGAGCGGGCGCAGCAGATCGCGAATCTGGCGTCCAAGATCCAGGCGGGCTGGACCGGGGAAGCCGGGAACAACGCGGCCAACGCCGCCCTGCCGCTGGCGAAGGCCTCCCTCGAGGACGCGAGTTTGCTCGCCAAGGCTGGCTCCGCGCTGGAGGACCAGACGTCCGCCTTCGGCACGGTGAAGAACAGCGTGGTGCCCGTGCCGCCGAACAAGCCCGAGCTGACCTCGGCCGATGTTTTCGAGGCGATCACCACCGGCAACTGGAACAGCTACAACGACAAAGTCGGTGATTGGCAGGCGAAAAGCCAGCAGAACATCGACGCCTTCGCCGGTTACCACGCGACGAGCATGGGCAACGGCGACACCATGCCGAGTTCCTTCACCCCGCTGGTCGATCCCGGCGCGTCCGTGTCGCTGGCCGAAGCCGGAGGCGAAAAGAACGCGCCTCCCGGGGGTGGCCAGCCGAACGGCCCGACCGGCGGAGTCGGCGGCGGTCAGCCGCACCCGATCGGTGGCGGGCAGCCGAACACGGGCCAGCCGAACGGCAGTCAGCCGAACGCCGGCCAGCCCAACGTGCCCGCCCAGGGCACGCCGCCCGCGCCGAATCCCACCGACAACACAAAGGCGGCCGCCTACAACCCGCCCACCACGCCCAAGATGCCGCCCACGACGCCGTACCTGCCGCCGAGCGGGCCGACCAATCCCGGCGTGCCCACGCCGGTCGGCGCGTTCAACACGAACTTCGGCCCTGGCGCGAACGGGCAACCGGGTGGCACCGGCCGCGTCGGCGGCGGTACCGGTCGCATCGGCCCCGGTGGCCAACCGGGCGTAGGCACGGGTGGACAGCCCGGCAAACCCGGCGCACCCGGGCCGGTGGCCGGCGGCCCCGGACGCCCTGCGGTGCCAGGCAACCCGGCCGGACCTGGCCGGATGGTCGGCGGCGGCATGCCCGTCGAGGGCGTCGCCGCGCGCGGTGGTGCGGCCGGTGCCACCGGACGGCCCGGCGCCCCCGGCGGCGCACCGATGGGCGGTGCCGCGCCCGGCGCCAACCGCGGCGAGGAGGACAAGGAGCACCAGCGCCCCGACTACCTGCTCGGCCCCGACCCGGACGTGCTGTTCGGCGGCGATCGGGAGAAGCCGGTGCCGCCGGTCATCGGTGAGACGAGAAAGCCCGACTGA
- a CDS encoding DUF3558 domain-containing protein, with product MRRPVKRVLPLAAGLLLLASGCEGKDVPGTPALPAASASEPSPSAGESDVPAYGAPKVDNPLEVGDLVQRPCTALTDAQVTELLGSDTTEKEENVTGPACSWHSYGSEGAFIAVGFPTVNDLGLTALYRGKGQQFQFFKEMPPVRGLPAVAWGQVDDTKTQGRCGVSIGITDRSTMDATVTLSDKNIGKKDPCEATHDVLDMVVGNLQGGN from the coding sequence ATGCGTCGACCAGTCAAGCGCGTGCTGCCGTTGGCAGCAGGCCTGTTGTTGCTGGCCAGCGGCTGCGAAGGCAAGGACGTGCCGGGCACGCCCGCGCTGCCCGCCGCGAGCGCGAGTGAACCCTCACCGTCCGCGGGCGAATCGGACGTCCCCGCCTACGGGGCACCGAAGGTGGACAACCCGCTCGAAGTCGGCGACCTCGTCCAGCGCCCGTGCACGGCCCTCACCGACGCTCAGGTCACCGAACTGCTGGGCTCGGACACCACCGAAAAGGAAGAGAACGTCACCGGACCGGCGTGCTCGTGGCACAGCTACGGCTCGGAAGGCGCCTTCATCGCGGTCGGCTTCCCGACGGTGAACGACCTCGGGCTCACCGCGCTGTACCGGGGCAAGGGCCAGCAGTTCCAGTTCTTCAAGGAGATGCCACCGGTGCGGGGCCTTCCGGCGGTGGCCTGGGGCCAGGTCGACGACACGAAAACGCAGGGACGTTGCGGTGTTTCGATCGGCATCACGGACAGGTCGACCATGGACGCCACCGTCACCCTTTCGGACAAGAACATCGGCAAGAAGGACCCGTGTGAGGCCACGCATGATGTGCTGGACATGGTTGTTGGCAATCTCCAAGGGGGTAACTGA
- a CDS encoding PE domain-containing protein → MTTPDQSPQYTPPPRGGGGGSWLDEISAWAAAAGEAAAAPAGGYSFEPDELISIAREWDDLAAGYERDIRYADQLCTVEGPGAEYASGDNAQLVRQSGQTLRSTLQERIDYCHAQAKKFRAAAGHYAEAEADAGAEIGKQGGSL, encoded by the coding sequence TTGACCACGCCCGACCAGTCACCGCAGTACACCCCGCCTCCGCGCGGGGGCGGCGGTGGCAGCTGGCTGGACGAGATAAGCGCCTGGGCGGCCGCGGCAGGCGAAGCCGCCGCCGCACCAGCAGGCGGCTACTCGTTCGAACCGGACGAACTCATCTCCATCGCCCGAGAATGGGACGACCTCGCGGCGGGCTACGAGCGGGACATCCGCTACGCCGACCAGCTCTGCACGGTCGAGGGGCCAGGTGCCGAGTACGCGTCGGGCGACAACGCCCAGCTCGTCCGCCAGTCGGGGCAAACACTGCGGTCCACGTTGCAAGAGCGGATCGACTACTGCCACGCCCAAGCCAAGAAGTTCCGCGCCGCCGCCGGCCACTACGCCGAGGCCGAAGCGGACGCGGGGGCCGAGATCGGCAAGCAAGGAGGCTCGCTCTAG
- a CDS encoding polyprenyl synthetase family protein gives MEDLRAAVGLQIADEQLLRDLAGGLSDVEALLRETVRSDVKAVNDAASHLVEAGGKRFRPLFTLLASQFGTGGRDAVVTAAAAVELVHLATLYHDDVMDEATMRRGAQSVNARWDNTIAILTGDFLFAHASRLVADLGTDAARIIAETFGELVTGQMRETVGPLDGEDPVQHYLSVIAQKTGSLIATAGRFGGMLSNAPAEHIDALRRFGDIIGTSFQISDDVIDIASASEQSGKSPGTDLREGVRTLPMLYALADPATDPRLVELLSGPITEDHLVDEALGLLRASSGLDRAKDTLADYAQRARVELAALPASPARDACESVADYLVARTG, from the coding sequence ATGGAGGACTTGCGCGCGGCCGTCGGCCTGCAGATCGCCGACGAGCAACTCCTGCGCGACCTGGCCGGCGGCCTGAGTGACGTGGAGGCGCTCCTGCGCGAAACCGTGCGCAGCGACGTGAAGGCGGTCAACGACGCCGCATCGCACCTGGTGGAGGCCGGTGGCAAACGCTTCCGCCCGCTCTTCACGCTGCTCGCCTCGCAGTTCGGCACCGGTGGCCGGGACGCGGTGGTGACCGCGGCGGCCGCGGTCGAGCTGGTGCACCTGGCGACGCTGTACCACGACGACGTGATGGACGAGGCGACCATGCGCCGCGGCGCGCAGAGCGTGAACGCCCGCTGGGACAACACGATCGCCATCCTCACCGGCGACTTCCTCTTCGCGCACGCCTCCCGGCTGGTCGCCGACCTCGGCACCGACGCCGCCCGGATCATCGCGGAGACCTTCGGCGAGCTGGTCACCGGCCAGATGCGGGAAACCGTCGGCCCGCTCGACGGGGAGGACCCGGTCCAGCACTACCTGTCGGTGATCGCGCAGAAGACCGGTTCGCTGATCGCCACCGCCGGTCGCTTCGGCGGCATGCTGTCGAACGCGCCCGCCGAGCACATCGACGCGCTCCGCCGTTTCGGCGACATCATCGGCACCTCGTTCCAGATCTCCGACGACGTCATCGACATCGCCTCGGCCTCCGAGCAGTCGGGCAAGTCGCCGGGCACCGACCTGCGCGAGGGCGTGCGCACGCTGCCGATGCTGTACGCGCTGGCCGACCCGGCGACCGACCCTCGACTGGTTGAACTGCTCTCCGGGCCGATCACCGAAGACCACCTGGTAGACGAGGCGCTGGGCTTGCTGCGGGCTTCTTCCGGACTCGATCGGGCGAAGGACACCCTGGCCGACTACGCTCAGCGCGCACGGGTCGAACTGGCCGCGCTGCCCGCGTCACCGGCGCGGGATGCCTGTGAGTCGGTCGCCGACTACCTGGTGGCGCGGACCGGCTGA
- a CDS encoding 2-oxoacid:ferredoxin oxidoreductase subunit beta: MTAIDLGLPTLGGLDGVPTTDEPQKAKDYKSDQEVRWCPGCGDYVVLNAVQSFLPTLGLKRENIVFISGIGCSSRFPYYLNTYGMHSIHGRAPAIATGLATTRPDLSVWVVTGDGDALSIGGNHLIHALRRNVNLKILLFNNRIYGLTKGQYSPTSGPGMVTKSTPMGSLDTPFNPLSLAIGAEASFVGRALDSDRKGLTEVLQAAAEHRGSALVEIYQNCPIFNDGAFEVLKDKDEAQRRLIPLKAGEPIRFGPEGEFGVTRSGWGGLEVAKVSEIGEDSLVVHDPSIEDTSYAFALSRIGDQNLNHTPIGILRQVSRPTYDDQARAQVAQAAAAKQPDLQSLLHGKDTWTVV; this comes from the coding sequence ATGACCGCGATCGATCTGGGCCTGCCCACGCTCGGCGGCCTCGACGGCGTGCCGACCACCGACGAGCCGCAGAAGGCCAAGGACTACAAGAGCGACCAGGAAGTCCGCTGGTGCCCCGGTTGCGGTGACTACGTGGTGCTCAACGCCGTGCAGTCGTTCCTGCCGACGCTGGGCCTCAAGCGCGAGAACATCGTGTTCATCTCGGGCATCGGCTGCTCGTCGCGCTTCCCGTACTACCTGAACACCTACGGCATGCACTCGATCCACGGGCGCGCGCCGGCCATCGCGACCGGGCTGGCCACCACGCGGCCGGACCTGTCGGTGTGGGTGGTCACCGGTGACGGCGACGCGCTGTCCATCGGCGGCAACCACCTCATCCACGCCCTGCGCCGCAACGTGAACCTGAAGATCCTGCTGTTCAACAACCGGATCTACGGGCTGACCAAGGGCCAGTACTCGCCGACCTCCGGGCCGGGCATGGTCACCAAGTCCACCCCGATGGGCAGCCTGGACACCCCGTTCAACCCGCTGTCGCTGGCGATCGGCGCGGAGGCCTCGTTCGTCGGCCGCGCGCTGGACTCCGACCGCAAGGGGCTGACCGAGGTGCTGCAGGCCGCGGCCGAGCACCGCGGGTCGGCGCTGGTGGAGATCTACCAGAACTGCCCGATCTTCAACGACGGCGCGTTCGAGGTGCTCAAGGACAAGGACGAGGCGCAGCGCCGGCTGATCCCGCTGAAGGCCGGTGAGCCGATCCGGTTCGGGCCGGAGGGCGAGTTCGGTGTCACGCGCAGCGGCTGGGGCGGCCTGGAGGTGGCCAAGGTCAGCGAGATCGGCGAGGACAGCCTGGTCGTGCACGATCCGTCCATTGAGGACACTTCGTACGCGTTCGCGCTGTCGCGGATCGGCGACCAGAACCTGAACCACACGCCGATCGGCATCCTGCGCCAGGTTTCCCGGCCCACCTACGACGACCAGGCCCGCGCCCAGGTGGCGCAGGCCGCGGCGGCGAAGCAGCCGGACCTGCAGTCCCTGCTGCACGGCAAGGACACCTGGACCGTCGTCTGA